The following coding sequences lie in one Capnocytophaga stomatis genomic window:
- a CDS encoding TlpA family protein disulfide reductase: protein MKKLFILSLATLSFVACEKKEANIIISGKIKNHNGGNFHLIGGNDEKNLKINPDGSFSDTLSKSSYYTIFSETGFYVPLYLEQGDRLNIEVDFSQVPAEVKFSGKDTIASAYLRDKTKLDGDMQAEFSDLFSKNLDEFKTSLADVNNKYANFLANYKGLSDNFVSAEKKSIEYFNLHLKSAYSRVHQSLTGNNIESPAEFEEELAKINYDNAEDFELYSGYVRLLTDNFYSKLDSNDSNWGDLADYVRSLKSENIKKHLSEILAQGLSAGNSSEVNEKILSVVKEFSKKEDLIKESEAKISLFQNIAPGKPSPTFDFENFAGGKTSLEKLKGKLVYIDIWATWCIPCMNEMPALQELEKEYHGKDVAFVSISIDQDKQKWIDFQSTKKPSGIQLYAESEAERAFSDAYGIKSIPRFILIDKNGNIISADAPRPSNPSIKELINKNL, encoded by the coding sequence ATGAAGAAACTATTTATTCTATCGCTTGCGACATTGAGCTTTGTTGCTTGTGAAAAAAAAGAAGCAAACATCATTATCTCCGGAAAAATTAAAAATCATAATGGAGGTAATTTTCATTTAATCGGAGGAAATGATGAGAAAAACCTGAAAATTAATCCTGATGGCAGTTTCTCTGATACCCTCAGTAAATCAAGCTATTACACAATTTTCAGCGAAACAGGATTCTACGTTCCTTTATATTTGGAACAAGGGGATAGACTAAACATTGAAGTCGATTTTTCACAAGTGCCTGCCGAGGTTAAATTTTCAGGAAAAGACACCATTGCAAGTGCTTATTTGCGAGATAAAACAAAGCTTGACGGAGATATGCAAGCAGAGTTTTCCGATTTATTTTCAAAAAATCTTGATGAATTCAAAACTTCATTAGCTGATGTTAATAACAAGTATGCCAATTTCTTAGCTAACTATAAAGGTCTGTCGGACAATTTCGTTTCAGCAGAGAAAAAGTCTATCGAGTACTTCAATTTGCATTTGAAATCTGCCTATTCACGAGTTCATCAAAGTTTGACGGGAAATAACATTGAAAGCCCAGCTGAATTTGAGGAAGAACTTGCAAAAATAAACTACGATAATGCCGAAGATTTTGAGCTTTATTCCGGATATGTACGATTGTTAACCGATAATTTCTATTCAAAACTTGATTCAAACGATTCAAATTGGGGTGATTTGGCTGATTATGTACGTAGTTTAAAATCTGAAAATATCAAAAAACACCTTTCTGAAATTCTGGCTCAAGGGTTATCTGCCGGAAATTCTTCTGAGGTAAATGAAAAAATATTAAGCGTTGTTAAAGAATTTTCAAAAAAAGAAGATTTGATAAAAGAATCTGAAGCAAAAATTTCACTTTTCCAAAATATAGCTCCGGGAAAACCTTCTCCTACTTTCGATTTTGAAAATTTTGCAGGCGGCAAAACTTCTCTTGAAAAACTAAAAGGAAAGTTAGTTTATATTGACATTTGGGCAACTTGGTGCATTCCTTGTATGAATGAAATGCCTGCTCTTCAAGAACTTGAGAAAGAGTACCACGGAAAAGATGTTGCGTTTGTTAGTATTTCAATTGACCAAGACAAACAAAAATGGATTGACTTTCAATCAACTAAAAAACCTTCCGGAATTCAATTATATGCTGAATCCGAGGCAGAGCGTGCTTTCTCTGACGCATACGGAATTAAATCTATTCCGCGTTTTATATTGATTGACAAAAACGGAAATATCATCAGTGCCGATGCTCCAAGACCTTCTAATCCTTCCATTAAAGAACTTATAAATAAGAACTTATAA
- a CDS encoding DUF2851 family protein: protein MKEDFLQYLWKYGKIPQNSVLTSGENLFIQSIGEHNLLSGPDFFNAQLKIGEQLWAGNVEIHLKSSHWYAHRHEQDKAYNNVILHVVWEHDVEVFNSNQQIIPTLELKNQIDTEIVNNYKKLLLSKNDFISCEKFYPKAEKMISSSWNDFLFTERLKQKSDYVENLLKQTQSDWEKVLFLMLLKNFGGAVNGEIFLEMGKTIDFSIIRKERNVPLHLEALFFGQSNLLSDTYEEFYFKSLSKEYEYLKSKYNLKPSVTNVYFSKLRPQGFPTIRLSQLAQLYEKTESLFSKIIEIQEVNELKKIFCVGTSEFWDTHYTFGKTSPKTKKKISNSLIELIWINTIIPIKYLYFKSLNKDITSSLILSLQSIAPEKNAITEKFENLGKHSESAFDTQVILQQYKNYCQPKRCLDCSIGVFLLRNKLTI, encoded by the coding sequence ATGAAAGAAGATTTCCTGCAATATCTCTGGAAATACGGAAAAATTCCGCAAAACTCTGTCCTAACTTCCGGGGAAAACCTCTTTATTCAATCAATTGGTGAACATAATCTTCTTTCGGGTCCTGATTTTTTCAATGCACAGCTAAAAATCGGGGAGCAATTATGGGCTGGAAATGTAGAAATTCACTTAAAATCATCACATTGGTATGCTCATCGTCACGAACAAGACAAAGCCTATAACAATGTCATTTTACACGTGGTTTGGGAACACGACGTGGAAGTTTTCAATAGCAATCAACAAATAATCCCGACGTTAGAGCTTAAAAATCAAATTGATACAGAAATAGTAAATAACTACAAGAAACTTTTACTATCAAAAAATGATTTTATCAGTTGCGAAAAATTCTATCCGAAAGCCGAAAAAATGATTTCCTCATCTTGGAATGATTTCTTATTTACGGAACGACTGAAACAAAAATCTGATTACGTTGAAAATCTCCTAAAACAAACTCAATCGGATTGGGAAAAAGTACTTTTTTTGATGCTTTTAAAAAATTTTGGAGGAGCCGTAAATGGTGAAATTTTCCTTGAAATGGGCAAAACCATTGATTTTTCAATCATTCGTAAAGAAAGAAATGTTCCTCTTCATCTGGAAGCTCTATTTTTTGGTCAATCAAACTTATTATCAGATACATACGAAGAATTCTATTTCAAAAGCTTATCCAAAGAATATGAATATCTAAAAAGCAAATATAACCTAAAACCTTCTGTAACAAATGTATATTTTTCAAAACTAAGACCGCAAGGATTCCCTACTATTAGGCTTTCACAATTAGCACAATTGTACGAAAAAACGGAAAGTTTATTCTCAAAAATCATTGAAATTCAAGAAGTAAACGAATTGAAAAAGATTTTTTGCGTAGGCACTTCTGAATTTTGGGACACTCATTACACTTTTGGAAAAACTTCCCCAAAAACGAAAAAGAAAATTTCTAACTCCCTCATTGAACTAATTTGGATAAACACAATCATCCCCATTAAATACCTGTATTTCAAATCATTGAATAAAGATATAACTTCATCATTAATACTAAGCTTGCAAAGTATTGCTCCGGAAAAAAATGCTATCACCGAAAAATTTGAAAACTTAGGAAAGCACTCAGAATCAGCATTTGACACTCAAGTTATATTACAACAATACAAAAATTATTGTCAGCCAAAACGCTGCTTGGATTGCTCTATCGGGGTTTTTCTACTGAGAAACAAATTAACAATTTAA
- a CDS encoding MATE family efflux transporter, with the protein MILEKLSNYTKEFKNNFKIAYPVIFGMLGHAFVGFIDNIMVGKVGVTELAAVALGNSAVFIAMSFGIGFSTALTPLIAKADGEKNNKEAKAYLKHGILLNVVLSLILFLLLLFAKPLMYLTGQPENVIKLAIPYTNLVAFSLIPLGFYVALKQFADGLSLTKQSMYVTLIGNVINVVLNYLFIYGSFGFPKLGIIGAGVGTLVSRFAMPILMWWMLKNLNKTRDLVTGFNWHVFEMSKFKRITALGIPSALQMIFEVGIFTTAIWMSGILGKNHLSANQIALNLATMTFMVANGLGVTAMIRVGNQLGARNYLNLRRIGFSVFLLVLFTQSFFAILLAIFRFWLPSLYLDMDDFSKLNSNTLVVAEAAQLLLIAAIFQISDGLQVSALGALRGVQDVKAPMYITFVAYWVVSFPISYFLGLKTELGTMGIWIGLLAGLTVAAVWLLWRFNLISKRLILQNN; encoded by the coding sequence GTGATTTTAGAAAAGCTTTCAAACTACACAAAAGAATTCAAAAATAACTTCAAAATTGCTTATCCTGTCATTTTTGGAATGCTGGGTCACGCCTTCGTGGGATTCATTGACAATATTATGGTGGGAAAAGTAGGTGTTACGGAACTCGCAGCCGTGGCATTGGGAAATAGTGCTGTTTTTATTGCAATGTCATTCGGAATTGGTTTTTCCACTGCACTTACTCCCCTAATTGCAAAAGCCGACGGAGAAAAAAACAATAAAGAAGCAAAAGCGTATTTAAAACACGGAATCCTTCTGAATGTTGTTTTGTCACTTATTCTTTTTCTGTTATTATTGTTTGCAAAACCATTGATGTACCTTACGGGGCAGCCTGAAAACGTGATAAAACTCGCCATTCCCTATACAAATTTAGTTGCGTTTTCATTGATTCCTTTGGGATTTTACGTTGCATTGAAGCAATTTGCTGATGGTCTTTCCCTTACGAAACAATCAATGTATGTAACTTTAATAGGAAACGTCATCAATGTGGTTCTCAACTATTTATTCATATACGGAAGTTTCGGTTTTCCCAAGCTGGGGATTATTGGAGCAGGAGTCGGGACTTTAGTTTCTCGTTTTGCAATGCCAATACTTATGTGGTGGATGCTAAAAAATTTAAATAAAACTCGAGATTTGGTCACCGGTTTTAATTGGCATGTTTTTGAAATGTCAAAATTTAAAAGAATAACAGCCTTGGGCATACCATCAGCATTACAGATGATTTTCGAAGTAGGAATTTTCACAACTGCCATCTGGATGAGCGGAATTTTGGGTAAAAACCACCTGTCTGCCAACCAAATAGCGTTAAATTTAGCCACAATGACTTTTATGGTTGCCAACGGATTAGGTGTAACGGCAATGATTAGAGTTGGAAATCAATTAGGAGCAAGAAATTACTTGAATTTAAGAAGAATTGGTTTTTCTGTATTTTTATTGGTGCTATTCACACAATCTTTCTTTGCGATTTTATTAGCGATTTTCAGATTTTGGCTGCCTTCCTTATATTTAGATATGGATGATTTCAGCAAATTAAATAGTAATACTTTAGTTGTTGCCGAAGCTGCTCAATTGCTACTCATCGCGGCTATTTTCCAAATCTCAGACGGATTGCAAGTCAGTGCTTTAGGAGCTTTAAGAGGCGTACAAGATGTGAAAGCACCGATGTATATTACTTTCGTAGCTTATTGGGTTGTAAGTTTCCCCATTTCCTACTTTTTAGGACTTAAAACCGAATTAGGAACAATGGGAATTTGGATAGGGCTTCTCGCTGGGCTTACCGTTGCTGCCGTTTGGCTTTTATGGCGTTTTAACCTGATTTCCAAAAGATTAATCCTTCAAAATAATTAA
- a CDS encoding OmpA family protein has protein sequence MKKIILSAMIAGIAMTASAQEKGLSQSKFFDNWQIGANVGGYVPTKGYDLIEDVRLNFGAELSKQISPVFRLGFDANAYLNGNWEERNPLVIEHTNVAVIGAFNLNNLFAGYKGEPRKFEVEAFAGPGWMHHFFQGDNNNYNTMTTKFGANFMYNFGANKAWAVKLTPSILYFIDTPSSDAANSLNINHSLSQVNVGIVYRFKGSNGAHHFTEIEGRNQAEIDQLNNNINNLRNQVSSKEGEINSAQERIAQLEKELEEAKNKEPEIQTITKTKQTLESVVTFGLGKSTVDASQLPNVERIATYLKKYPNSRVVIKGFASPEGNEEKNIALANARAESVKKVLIARYKIDANRIVAQGNGIGDMFSEPEWNRVSIATIEEK, from the coding sequence ATGAAAAAAATTATTTTATCGGCAATGATAGCTGGAATTGCTATGACTGCCTCTGCACAGGAAAAAGGGCTCAGCCAAAGTAAATTTTTTGACAATTGGCAAATAGGAGCAAATGTGGGTGGATATGTGCCTACTAAGGGTTATGACTTAATTGAAGATGTTCGTTTGAATTTCGGAGCCGAGTTGAGCAAACAAATCTCTCCCGTATTCCGATTGGGTTTTGATGCAAATGCTTACCTAAATGGAAATTGGGAAGAAAGAAATCCTCTTGTTATTGAACACACAAATGTAGCTGTAATTGGTGCATTCAATTTAAACAATCTTTTTGCAGGCTACAAAGGCGAACCCCGTAAGTTTGAAGTGGAAGCCTTTGCCGGACCAGGTTGGATGCATCACTTCTTCCAAGGAGACAATAACAATTACAACACGATGACAACCAAATTTGGAGCTAACTTTATGTACAATTTTGGAGCTAACAAAGCTTGGGCTGTAAAACTCACTCCGTCGATTTTATATTTTATTGACACGCCAAGTTCAGACGCAGCTAACAGCCTCAACATCAACCATTCATTATCACAAGTAAACGTTGGTATCGTGTATCGTTTTAAAGGAAGTAATGGAGCACATCACTTTACCGAAATTGAAGGAAGAAATCAAGCTGAAATTGACCAGTTAAATAACAATATCAATAATTTACGCAATCAAGTAAGCAGTAAAGAAGGAGAGATTAACAGTGCTCAAGAACGTATCGCTCAACTTGAAAAAGAATTGGAAGAGGCTAAAAACAAAGAACCTGAAATACAAACAATAACAAAAACAAAACAAACTTTGGAGTCTGTTGTTACTTTTGGTTTAGGAAAATCTACCGTTGATGCTTCTCAATTACCTAACGTTGAGCGTATTGCCACTTATTTGAAAAAATATCCTAATAGCCGTGTGGTTATCAAAGGTTTTGCTTCTCCGGAAGGAAATGAGGAGAAAAACATAGCTTTGGCGAACGCTCGTGCCGAATCTGTGAAAAAAGTACTTATTGCTCGTTACAAAATTGATGCTAATCGTATTGTAGCACAAGGAAATGGTATCGGTGATATGTTCTCAGAACCAGAATGGAACCGAGTAAGTATCGCTACGATAGAAGAAAAGTAA
- a CDS encoding MalY/PatB family protein, whose amino-acid sequence MTYNFDQINDRSKSDALKLEALEPRWGRTDLLPMWIADMDFKTPPFIINALKKRMECEIFGYTAKPKAWYDSIVNWQKRRFGWEITPEMISFSPGVVPALAMAVQAFTNKGDKVLIQQPVYQPFSLVIENNERILVNSPLELIDGKYQINFDKLEKDIKGCKLFLFCHPHNPGGRVWTREELEKVAHICHKNNVVIVSDEIHADLTLPPHKHIPFASVSEEARMSTIMFGSPSKAFNLAGFSTSYAVIENPELRKKFQGYVDGNMLGDGNVFAFQTVIAAYTEGEEWLKQLLAYIQGNIDFLVDYVQKHIPKVKTIVPEASYLVFLDFRELNLCHESVVSLCTEKAFLALNDGAMYGKEGQGFMRINLACPRSVIEKALSQLKKAVDDCA is encoded by the coding sequence ATGACATATAATTTCGATCAAATTAATGACCGTAGTAAAAGTGATGCTCTAAAATTAGAAGCACTTGAACCTCGTTGGGGAAGAACCGATTTACTTCCTATGTGGATTGCCGATATGGATTTCAAAACGCCTCCTTTTATCATTAATGCCTTGAAAAAGCGTATGGAATGTGAAATTTTTGGCTATACGGCAAAACCAAAAGCTTGGTATGATTCAATCGTAAATTGGCAAAAACGCCGTTTTGGTTGGGAAATTACACCTGAGATGATTTCTTTTTCGCCCGGAGTAGTTCCCGCTTTGGCTATGGCGGTGCAAGCTTTTACCAACAAGGGAGATAAAGTATTAATTCAACAACCTGTTTATCAGCCTTTTTCTCTTGTGATAGAAAATAACGAACGTATTTTGGTAAACAGCCCACTTGAGCTTATCGACGGAAAATATCAAATCAATTTCGATAAATTAGAAAAAGACATAAAAGGTTGCAAATTGTTCCTATTCTGCCACCCACACAATCCCGGTGGTCGCGTTTGGACACGTGAAGAACTTGAAAAAGTAGCACATATCTGCCACAAAAACAACGTTGTAATCGTTTCTGACGAAATTCACGCCGACCTAACTCTACCTCCACACAAACATATTCCTTTTGCAAGTGTAAGTGAAGAGGCACGAATGAGTACCATTATGTTTGGCTCCCCAAGTAAAGCTTTTAACTTGGCTGGTTTTTCTACTTCGTATGCGGTTATTGAAAATCCTGAATTGCGTAAGAAATTTCAAGGTTATGTAGATGGAAATATGCTTGGAGACGGAAATGTATTTGCTTTTCAGACTGTTATCGCTGCATATACGGAAGGAGAAGAATGGCTGAAACAATTATTAGCTTATATACAAGGAAATATTGATTTTCTTGTGGATTATGTACAAAAACACATTCCAAAAGTAAAAACAATCGTACCTGAAGCCTCTTATTTGGTATTTTTGGATTTCCGAGAACTGAATCTGTGTCACGAAAGCGTTGTTAGTTTATGTACTGAAAAAGCTTTTCTTGCCCTAAATGATGGTGCTATGTACGGAAAAGAAGGACAAGGCTTTATGCGTATTAATCTGGCTTGCCCAAGAAGTGTAATTGAAAAAGCACTGAGTCAACTTAAAAAAGCTGTTGATGATTGTGCATAA
- the fabD gene encoding ACP S-malonyltransferase: protein MKAYIFPGQGAQFVGMGRDLYEKSNKAKDLFEQANQILGFSITEIMFGGTDEDLKQTKVTQPAIFLHSVILSKVLGESFQPQMVAGHSLGEFSALVANKTLSFEDGLQLVYKRAMAMQKACESQPGTMAAVLGLEDAVVEDVCKKIEGIVTPANYNCPGQLVISGELNAVEKACEAMKEAGAKRALILPVGGAFHSVLMKPAEEELAKAIESTHFNKPICPVYQNVTTTAVNNPDEIKKNLINQLTAPVKWTQSVQQMIQDGASEFIEVGPGKVLQGLVKKINKEAVVSSAE, encoded by the coding sequence ATGAAAGCATATATTTTCCCTGGTCAAGGGGCTCAATTTGTAGGAATGGGACGCGATTTGTATGAAAAATCAAATAAAGCAAAAGATTTATTTGAGCAAGCAAATCAAATTTTAGGATTTTCCATTACGGAAATTATGTTTGGTGGCACTGATGAGGATTTGAAACAGACAAAAGTTACACAACCTGCCATTTTTCTTCATTCAGTGATTTTGAGTAAAGTTTTGGGAGAATCTTTTCAGCCTCAAATGGTTGCGGGACATTCATTAGGTGAATTTTCTGCATTGGTTGCTAATAAAACTCTTTCTTTTGAAGACGGATTACAATTGGTGTACAAACGAGCAATGGCAATGCAAAAGGCTTGTGAATCACAACCGGGAACGATGGCTGCCGTTTTAGGCTTGGAAGATGCTGTTGTTGAAGATGTTTGTAAAAAAATCGAAGGAATTGTTACTCCTGCAAATTACAATTGTCCTGGGCAATTAGTAATTTCTGGTGAACTTAATGCCGTTGAAAAAGCTTGTGAAGCAATGAAAGAAGCCGGTGCCAAACGTGCTTTAATTTTGCCAGTAGGCGGAGCTTTTCACTCAGTTTTGATGAAACCTGCAGAGGAAGAATTAGCAAAAGCCATTGAAAGTACACACTTTAACAAACCTATTTGTCCTGTATATCAAAATGTTACTACAACGGCTGTTAATAATCCTGATGAAATCAAGAAAAATTTAATAAATCAGCTAACTGCACCTGTAAAATGGACGCAAAGTGTACAGCAAATGATTCAAGACGGGGCCTCGGAATTTATCGAAGTAGGACCAGGAAAAGTACTACAAGGTTTGGTTAAAAAAATTAATAAAGAAGCGGTTGTAAGTTCTGCGGAATAG
- a CDS encoding Gfo/Idh/MocA family protein, with product MMKLKVGVLGAGHLGKIHLRLLNQSEKYELMGFYDPNQENAKKVCEEFGYQSFNSVEELISVCDVVDVVTPTLNHFECAEKIISKGKHLFIEKPIANTVEEAEKIIALAKKHNVKGQVGHVERFNPAFLAVKETITNPMFIEAHRLAEFNPRGTDVPVVLDLMIHDIDVILSVVKSKVKHISASGALVISQSPDIANARIEFENGCVANLTASRISLKNMRKSRFFQKDAYISVDFLEKKVEVVRMKDAPENPGDFDMILQNAEGQKKQIYFENPEISANNAILDELEEFANAINNDTTPIVTLEQGTEALRIAKQITEKL from the coding sequence ATAATGAAACTGAAAGTAGGGGTTTTAGGTGCAGGTCACTTAGGAAAGATTCACTTGCGATTATTGAATCAATCGGAAAAATATGAGCTAATGGGTTTTTATGACCCTAACCAAGAGAATGCGAAGAAAGTTTGTGAAGAATTTGGATATCAGAGTTTTAATTCCGTAGAAGAATTGATTTCGGTTTGCGATGTAGTGGATGTTGTTACTCCAACTTTGAATCATTTTGAGTGTGCCGAGAAAATTATTTCAAAAGGAAAACATCTGTTTATAGAAAAACCCATTGCCAATACAGTTGAAGAAGCCGAGAAAATCATCGCTTTGGCAAAAAAACATAATGTAAAAGGGCAAGTTGGTCACGTGGAACGCTTCAATCCTGCGTTTCTTGCTGTGAAAGAGACAATTACCAATCCTATGTTCATTGAAGCTCATCGTTTGGCTGAATTCAATCCGCGAGGTACGGACGTTCCTGTGGTGTTGGATTTGATGATTCACGATATAGATGTGATTTTGAGTGTGGTAAAATCAAAAGTGAAGCATATTTCTGCCAGTGGAGCTTTGGTTATCAGTCAGTCTCCTGATATAGCCAACGCACGGATTGAATTTGAAAACGGCTGTGTAGCAAACTTGACGGCAAGCAGAATTTCACTGAAAAATATGCGAAAATCACGATTTTTTCAGAAAGATGCGTACATTTCCGTTGATTTTTTAGAGAAAAAAGTAGAAGTCGTTCGGATGAAGGATGCTCCTGAAAATCCGGGTGATTTTGATATGATTTTGCAAAATGCAGAAGGACAGAAAAAACAAATCTATTTTGAAAATCCTGAAATAAGTGCAAATAATGCCATTTTGGACGAGTTAGAAGAGTTCGCTAATGCCATAAATAACGATACCACGCCCATCGTTACATTGGAACAAGGCACAGAAGCATTGCGAATTGCCAAACAAATTACTGAAAAATTGTGA
- the nagB gene encoding glucosamine-6-phosphate deaminase, with translation MSTTIQKNEQSIQHQPAGLFEDTRFEKIHNVIFSDSVKASVAVAHEIADLIRSKQAEGKTCVLGLATGSSPVRVYDELVRLHQEEGLSFKNVVTFNLDEYYPMKKDDVQSYWYFMHEHLFNHIDIPKENINIPDGMVPREKLVEYCLNYDKKIKECGGIDFQLLGIGRTGHIGFNEPGSHRNSGTRIITLDHITRADASGAFHGIANVPEQAVTMGVRTVMKARRIVLLAWGSNKADIVKTAIEGEVSSEVPATYLQEHENATFVMDTEASAQLTRIKTPWLVTDCEWNEDLKAKAIVWLCEHLGKTILKLTDKDYNENGMSKLLAESGPAYDLNIAMFNRLQHTITGWPGGKPNADDSHRPEREYPHKKRVIIFSPHPDDDVISMGGTFDRLVSQGHEVHIAYQTSGNIAVSDHEALKFAEVFKDVVKENGGDVKVIQEIIDALNNKKSNEMDALPVRMLKGNIRRHESLAATRYEGVPDNQVHFLNMPFYETGAIKKSPLGEADIQIIMDLIEKVKPHQIYAAGDLADPHGTHKVCLDAIFEALKRMKSKDYMKDCWVWLYRGAWHEWDIHEIEMAVPMSPAQVLKKRQAIFFHQSQKDGVMFQGDDLREFWQRAEARNSETAKRYRDLGMADYAAIEAFKRWIF, from the coding sequence ATGAGTACAACTATCCAAAAAAATGAACAATCCATTCAACATCAACCAGCAGGATTGTTTGAAGACACACGTTTTGAGAAAATCCATAATGTTATTTTTTCTGACTCGGTAAAGGCTTCTGTTGCCGTTGCTCACGAAATAGCGGATTTGATAAGGAGTAAGCAAGCAGAGGGAAAAACTTGTGTATTGGGTTTAGCTACGGGGTCATCTCCTGTTAGGGTGTATGATGAATTAGTACGTCTGCATCAGGAAGAAGGGCTTAGCTTCAAAAATGTAGTTACCTTTAACTTGGATGAATATTATCCTATGAAGAAGGATGATGTACAAAGTTATTGGTATTTTATGCACGAACATTTATTCAATCACATTGATATTCCGAAGGAAAATATCAATATTCCTGACGGAATGGTGCCAAGAGAAAAGTTGGTTGAATATTGTTTAAATTATGACAAAAAAATCAAAGAGTGCGGAGGGATTGACTTCCAGCTTTTGGGAATTGGCAGAACCGGGCATATAGGCTTTAATGAGCCGGGTTCACACCGAAATTCAGGAACTCGTATCATCACCTTAGACCACATCACACGTGCCGATGCCTCAGGAGCTTTCCACGGAATTGCAAACGTTCCGGAACAAGCCGTTACAATGGGGGTAAGAACGGTAATGAAAGCTCGAAGAATCGTGCTATTGGCTTGGGGAAGCAACAAGGCAGATATTGTAAAAACAGCCATTGAAGGAGAAGTTTCTTCTGAGGTTCCTGCAACTTATTTGCAAGAACACGAAAATGCTACATTCGTGATGGATACAGAGGCTTCTGCTCAACTTACACGTATCAAAACTCCTTGGTTAGTAACAGATTGCGAGTGGAACGAAGATTTGAAAGCTAAAGCCATCGTTTGGTTATGCGAGCATCTCGGAAAAACAATTTTGAAACTTACCGACAAAGATTACAACGAAAATGGTATGTCAAAATTATTGGCTGAATCAGGACCTGCTTACGATTTGAACATTGCTATGTTCAACCGTTTGCAACATACGATTACAGGATGGCCGGGAGGAAAACCAAATGCAGATGATTCACATCGTCCTGAGCGTGAGTATCCTCACAAAAAACGTGTTATTATTTTCAGTCCGCACCCTGATGATGACGTAATTTCAATGGGAGGAACGTTTGACCGACTTGTATCGCAAGGTCACGAAGTACACATTGCTTACCAAACATCAGGAAATATCGCCGTTTCTGACCACGAAGCTTTGAAATTTGCAGAAGTATTCAAAGACGTTGTGAAAGAAAATGGAGGAGATGTAAAAGTTATTCAAGAAATTATTGATGCACTTAACAACAAGAAATCCAACGAGATGGATGCTCTTCCGGTGCGTATGCTAAAAGGAAATATCCGCCGTCACGAGTCATTGGCTGCAACACGCTATGAGGGAGTTCCTGATAATCAAGTACATTTCTTGAATATGCCTTTCTACGAAACGGGAGCTATTAAGAAAAGTCCGTTAGGAGAAGCTGATATTCAAATTATTATGGATTTGATTGAGAAAGTAAAACCACATCAAATTTATGCTGCGGGTGACCTTGCAGACCCACACGGAACGCATAAAGTTTGTTTGGATGCTATTTTTGAAGCATTAAAACGAATGAAATCAAAAGATTATATGAAAGATTGCTGGGTTTGGTTATATCGCGGAGCTTGGCACGAGTGGGATATCCACGAAATTGAGATGGCTGTTCCGATGAGCCCTGCACAGGTATTGAAAAAACGTCAAGCTATTTTCTTCCACCAATCTCAAAAAGATGGAGTTATGTTCCAAGGAGATGACTTGCGTGAGTTCTGGCAACGTGCCGAAGCAAGAAACAGCGAAACTGCCAAACGTTACAGAGATTTAGGTATGGCGGATTATGCTGCAATTGAGGCATTTAAAAGATGGATTTTTTAA